From the genome of Leptospirales bacterium:
GTCGTGTAAGACGAGTTCGCAAAGTCGAACATCGCCCAGCCGAAGATTTCTTTGCCCGGCGCGCGTTGTTTTTGGCTCACTGCATGCTCCCTGAGTACAGGCTCGAACGAATCGCCAGAGGCTCTTCGCAGAAAGGTCGCCGTCAAACTCAATTTGGCTATGAAATATGTTGCCGTCACGAAGCGGCCGTGTGAGGCTCGAGCTGTCGCTCCGCTCACAGGCAACGCTTATGTCACGGAAAACTCTGTATTTGCTGGTCCTATTTCTGGCGGCTGCTGGTCCGGCCGCCGCGCAGACGACGGATGCCGCTGTCCCCTTTGCCGAAGGCCGTCTGTTTCGCGTTACCTCGCCTGCTGGCGCTGTCAGCCACGTCTTTGGCACCATGCACAGCAACGATCCGCGGGTACTGGCGCTTCCGGAAGATGTCGCCGCGGCCTTTGAGCAAAGCCGGGTCTTGCTTCCAGAAATCGCACTTTCTCCGGCCGTAATCCGCAACCAGCTTGGCGCCTTTTTGATGCTGCAGCGTTACCCTGCGCTCGACGAGGCGCTCGGGGAAGGCGATCTACTGCATCGCGCCCTGAAGGCTCTTGCCAAACGCGGCTTCCCCGAACAGCAGGCCCGATCATTTCCGGCCTGGACAGCGCTCTTCTTTCTGGCCGGACCGACCAGCAGACCAGAGGGCAGCCAGCGTAGCGGCGAAGTACTGGACGCGGCCCTCTGCCAGCGGGCGCGCGCCCGCGGCATGACGGTGGTCTCGTTGGAAACGCCAGAGCAGCAGTTCGACGTTTTTGGCAGACTCAGTCTACAGGAGCAGGCTGACCTGGTTCGCCTGACCCTCGACGGCCAGGTTTGGTTCTTCGACGATGGCCGCCCGGGCCAAAGAGATTCCGTCTCCGATTATCTCAATGGTCGAACCGGCTCGATTTACGAGCAGATTCGCGCCGGCGAAAGCATTGAGCTGATTCGAAAAGTTAACCGACGACTGCTGTACGATCGCAATCACCGCATGGTCCAGAACATGTTGCCGCACATCGACGAGGGCGGCGCGTTTGTGGCTATCGGCGCCCTGCACCTGCCCGGAGAAGAAGGCGTCTTAAATCTGCTCCTCGGAAAACTTTATCGCGTGGAGCGAATTCGCTGAGCAAATATGAGCCGTAGCGCCAGACCATCAGGAGCGGAGCAACAGCCTCTGTTTGCAGATTTCAGCGCCGCCTTTGAATTCTATATCCCCTCAACCCTGCGCCAGTTTTTGACGGCTGAAGACCGCGATCGGTTTATCAGAGCAAGGTTCGACTTTTTTCGGCAACGCGGCGATCGCGCCGCAGTACGCGTGTTTAATCCCGATGACGAACAGCTGATCTATATCAATGCAACGTTGATCGAGGTTTGCCTTTCTGATTCGCGCTTTTTGCTGGATACGCTAATCGAATACTGCCAGTCATCGGATCTGCGCATCGATATGCTAATCAGTCCCGTCCTCTTCGCTCGCCGCGACGAAAAGGGAACGCTGACACACTGTGGATTTTCCGATCAGGGTCCGGAACACGAAACCCTGATCTATCTGCAAACCGGACGACTTCCGGAAAACCGTCTGGCACCGCTGCAGGGCGAACTGAAGGAACTCTTTGCTGAAGTTGAAAACGTGGTCGCTGATTTTCCGCAGATGCGTCAGCGGCTGCTCGACGCCGTCCCGGACCCCGCCGCCGCTCAGTGGTTTGCCGAGCATTTGATTCTGCTTGGTTCGGCGCCGGGGCGCGGAGTAGACGAAGCGCCCCTGGGAATTCTTCGTCAACCTGGCCTGCGCAAGGTCGCGCTCGCTCAGGTCCCGGCTGAAATCGGCGGCGACGGCCTGTACTTTCTGGAAACCAGTATTCTCAGTCGCGTCAATCACCGTCGACCGCTTACGCTGGCCGTTGCCGCCAACCGTAAGCGAATCTTTCTGGTTCACTTTGCACAATCCGCCGACCTCGCGCCGCGCCACGAGATGCCGCAAGTAGACGAGGCGCTCTCTGCATTAGCTTACGAACTACGCGCGGCAGAGCGATCCCATTTGCGAAAGCAGCTCTATTCGCTGGCCGGCGGGATTCCAGCCGCCATCCTTTTCACACGACTGACGTTGTTACGGCAGTGGCTGCCGCTGCCGCTGGAGAACTTGTATAACGATAATCTGGAACGCATCTGGGTGGAAGACTCCGCACACGGCGTCCTCTGGCTTGGCGTCACCCTGCCCAGGCGCGAATCGCTGCATATTCCGGGCGAGCCCCTGGAGCGAATGCAACGTGAAATCGGCTACGCCATCGTTCACCGGCTCGACCAGGAGTTTTTTCGCAACCGTTGGCTGCTCTTTGCATTGCGACCGGAAAAAATCAGCCTCTCCGCACTGCGCGAACAACTGGAGAGTCGATCTCATGAGCTTTTCCTTTCCTGGCGCGAGGAATTGAGACGCATCGTTCGCAATCGACTGATTGGCGACCAGGCCATCGGCGCCGCGCTACAGCGCTTTTTCAGCGGTCTATCGCCGGAACTTGAGCTCAATGCGTCGCCCGAAGAAGCATTTCAGGACCTGAACACGCTCGATCAATTGCATGAACAAAGCGGCGTCGAGGTTCGGGTTCGCCTCCAGCCGCCGGAACGTGCATGCGTCAAGGTCTACTGTCGTCGACTGCTTTCGCTTGGCGATTCGACGCCAGCGCTCAATAGTCTGGGCCTGGACCTGCTTGATGAACTGACCATTCCTTACCAGCGCGAGGGCGATCCCCGTTTTCTGCTTCGGTTTCGGATTCAAGCGCCGGCCGAAGCTCCGCCAGGCGCAACGAAACGGGTCGAAGACGTCCTATCGGACGCTCTGAATGGCCGATCGCCCGCCGACCAATTGAACTCGCTTGCGCTTTGCAGCGGCCTTTCCGCCAGAGAAATCCACTTGCTGCGCGCACTGGCAGCTTGTTTTTTTCAGATCGAAAAGAGCTACGCACGTATTACGCTCTACTCGTTCTTAAGTTCCTATCATGAATTCAGCGAGGCGCTGGTCAGGCTGTTTCACGCTCGTCTCGACGCCCACGCCGCAAAGCAGGAGGAGTCGCCGGCTCTGCTCGGCGTCCAGGGCGCTATCGATGGCGCCCGATTGGCGCGTGATGAGCAGATCATGCGCCAATTTCTGGAACTCTGCCTGGCTATTGTGCGCACCAACTACTACAAAAATCATGACGAGATCTCCTTCAAGATCAGCACGCGCTCGTTGAACTTTGCGCCATCGCCCCAGCCTTTGTTTGAAATTTTTGTCTACTCACAAGAATTCGAGGCAGTACATTTGCGCAGCGATCCGGTGGCGCGCGGCGGCATTCGCTGGTCGGATCGACCGGACGATTTCCGTACGGAGATTCTGGGCCTGGTCAAGGCGCAAATGGTAAAGAACACTCTGATTGTACCCGCCGGCAGCAAGGGCGGATTTGTGCTGAAGCGCGCCTATGACGATGCAAAGCTTTTTCGCGAAGCCGGCGTTGCAGCCTACCAGACTTTTATGGAACGCATGCTGGAGCTGACCGACAACATTGCGCCCGACGGCCGCACGCTGCCGGCCGACGGCATCCGGCGGCGCGATGGCGACGATCCCTACCTGGTTGTAGCGGCAGACAAAGGAACTGCCACCTTCAGCGATCTGGCCAATGCGGTGGCGATGAAGCGCGGCTTCTGGCTGGATGATGCCTTTGCCTCCGGCGGACAAAACGGCTACGATCACAAGCAGCAGGGCATTACGGCGCGCGGCGCGTGGGAATCAGTTCGCCGTCACTTTCTGGAAATGAATGTCGATCCGGAGCGCGATGCGATTCGCGTGACGGCCATCGGCGATATGGGCGGCGATGTCTTTGGCAATGGAATGCTGCTATCACGGAGCATGAAGCTTGTGGCAGCCTTCAATCATGCCTACATATTCATCGATC
Proteins encoded in this window:
- a CDS encoding TraB/GumN family protein, producing the protein MSRKTLYLLVLFLAAAGPAAAQTTDAAVPFAEGRLFRVTSPAGAVSHVFGTMHSNDPRVLALPEDVAAAFEQSRVLLPEIALSPAVIRNQLGAFLMLQRYPALDEALGEGDLLHRALKALAKRGFPEQQARSFPAWTALFFLAGPTSRPEGSQRSGEVLDAALCQRARARGMTVVSLETPEQQFDVFGRLSLQEQADLVRLTLDGQVWFFDDGRPGQRDSVSDYLNGRTGSIYEQIRAGESIELIRKVNRRLLYDRNHRMVQNMLPHIDEGGAFVAIGALHLPGEEGVLNLLLGKLYRVERIR
- a CDS encoding NAD-glutamate dehydrogenase, with the translated sequence MSRSARPSGAEQQPLFADFSAAFEFYIPSTLRQFLTAEDRDRFIRARFDFFRQRGDRAAVRVFNPDDEQLIYINATLIEVCLSDSRFLLDTLIEYCQSSDLRIDMLISPVLFARRDEKGTLTHCGFSDQGPEHETLIYLQTGRLPENRLAPLQGELKELFAEVENVVADFPQMRQRLLDAVPDPAAAQWFAEHLILLGSAPGRGVDEAPLGILRQPGLRKVALAQVPAEIGGDGLYFLETSILSRVNHRRPLTLAVAANRKRIFLVHFAQSADLAPRHEMPQVDEALSALAYELRAAERSHLRKQLYSLAGGIPAAILFTRLTLLRQWLPLPLENLYNDNLERIWVEDSAHGVLWLGVTLPRRESLHIPGEPLERMQREIGYAIVHRLDQEFFRNRWLLFALRPEKISLSALREQLESRSHELFLSWREELRRIVRNRLIGDQAIGAALQRFFSGLSPELELNASPEEAFQDLNTLDQLHEQSGVEVRVRLQPPERACVKVYCRRLLSLGDSTPALNSLGLDLLDELTIPYQREGDPRFLLRFRIQAPAEAPPGATKRVEDVLSDALNGRSPADQLNSLALCSGLSAREIHLLRALAACFFQIEKSYARITLYSFLSSYHEFSEALVRLFHARLDAHAAKQEESPALLGVQGAIDGARLARDEQIMRQFLELCLAIVRTNYYKNHDEISFKISTRSLNFAPSPQPLFEIFVYSQEFEAVHLRSDPVARGGIRWSDRPDDFRTEILGLVKAQMVKNTLIVPAGSKGGFVLKRAYDDAKLFREAGVAAYQTFMERMLELTDNIAPDGRTLPADGIRRRDGDDPYLVVAADKGTATFSDLANAVAMKRGFWLDDAFASGGQNGYDHKQQGITARGAWESVRRHFLEMNVDPERDAIRVTAIGDMGGDVFGNGMLLSRSMKLVAAFNHAYIFIDPDPDPEVSFLERKRLFESVGNWNQYNANLLSAGGGVYERSARKIPLSAQAQKALGIKASALSGEELIRAALCAPIDLLWNGGIGCYVKSSKEQHYQARDAVNDRVRVDASQLRCRVIGEGGNLGLTQAARVEAAAAGVRLNTDALDNSGGVNMSDHEVNLKILLQRRLARGAIKDVAERNRIIRQLEAQEIELVLASNRANNLALSLDERRSLRDFGWLRILIKSLNREGYLDRAQDTIPFEADLDQIAREGRRLPRPTLCSLFGFAKLQLRRQLLDQGAFQDTNFDYLALDYFPAALARTAAEDIKSHPLRREMVIAQALNYLFDRMGLSYMTRLQSASPASPSAILQSFLRLARFLDLEALWQAFPEEGRKSSLSAYYDYLVELQDVFQGLHLRLIQEDSLLQQLGDAGRKGFQKLLRECEEHASFRPPRELRGALRALGEGAAEALGAFRRLFALSDAFSIYLATTQQRRRWTPADYHRALDAFAIGELRSMSAAAGEDGGWNARFATRLTAELNRLLIDLLDSGVRHGSSDDRASRLRELAAQARELDQAQQLSAVALFEIVQQMRSSIN